A window of Campylobacter ureolyticus contains these coding sequences:
- a CDS encoding cupin domain-containing protein: MRNLAIGKKFCLTKELPHVRHQTISKRLSSKFDLSLFYMDEKTDISTELYFEYKFYLILEGEVLIAKNRLKVGDSLVCLPMEPFCIEAIKETIFLEISINLTEEKMKNLEKGRVIELKNMIDYVDGAISNLDIASTKNMKMMLMSFDANEGLKPHSAPGDALVVPLEGRAKVMVGDEEFEIGEQEQIVFPKNIKHNVTAITKFKMMLVLVID, translated from the coding sequence ATGAGAAATTTAGCTATTGGCAAAAAGTTTTGCCTAACAAAAGAGCTGCCTCATGTAAGGCACCAAACTATCTCTAAAAGGCTTAGCTCCAAATTTGACCTCTCTCTTTTTTATATGGATGAAAAGACAGATATTAGCACAGAGCTTTATTTTGAATATAAATTTTATCTCATCTTAGAGGGCGAGGTTTTGATAGCAAAAAATCGCCTTAAAGTTGGCGATAGTTTGGTCTGTCTTCCTATGGAGCCATTTTGTATAGAGGCTATCAAAGAGACTATTTTTTTAGAAATTTCGATAAATTTAACGGAGGAGAAGATGAAAAATTTAGAAAAAGGTAGAGTTATTGAACTTAAAAATATGATTGATTATGTAGATGGAGCCATCTCAAATTTAGATATTGCTAGCACAAAAAATATGAAAATGATGCTTATGTCTTTTGACGCAAATGAGGGATTGAAGCCTCACTCTGCGCCAGGAGATGCATTGGTTGTGCCTTTGGAGGGCAGAGCCAAAGTTATGGTTGGGGATGAGGAGTTTGAGATAGGAGAGCAAGAGCAAATCGTGTTTCCTAAAAACATCAAGCACAATGTAACAGCCATAACGAAATTTAAGATGATGTTAGTTTTGGTTATAGACTAA
- a CDS encoding TonB-dependent receptor, whose product MSLVMKRAVILSLTLSSILMAENLASTTQVGPLKSFSPPKPIAPNIAQGYMVENQFDRPNRQDYFSASSLVYRNLDKFHISSGVYGKSFYNSALFKYRGGNFYTNLNINHTKANSYKDGGGNRVWFGYERFNQAVVLGYLPNEFLEHRLVFIHDNIDDDKQPHNPADAIKTERYITKFKTRVGEQDLSNTVLFDLSHIHLKRESNNFSLRKAAKNKVFVDVGRDIYEFLLSYERDLDSFHNSFGGSFAYDKHIAKRYLKTPNRDVLNGYRFPDVVQKTYKIYNSTSYEPSQNHKFSLGFEYIHNDAKAKKFDAMIPNPKVSGTFFQAQRLYGDKLMELILMVA is encoded by the coding sequence ATGAGTTTAGTTATGAAAAGAGCAGTTATACTATCACTAACGCTTAGTTCTATTTTGATGGCTGAGAATTTAGCCAGCACAACTCAAGTTGGCCCGTTAAAGAGCTTTTCGCCGCCAAAGCCCATAGCGCCAAATATAGCGCAAGGTTATATGGTGGAAAATCAATTTGATCGTCCAAATCGCCAAGACTATTTTTCCGCTTCAAGTTTGGTTTATAGAAATTTAGATAAGTTTCATATAAGTTCGGGAGTTTATGGAAAAAGTTTTTACAATTCAGCGCTTTTTAAATACCGCGGTGGCAACTTCTATACAAATTTAAACATCAACCATACAAAGGCAAATAGCTACAAAGATGGCGGCGGCAACAGAGTTTGGTTTGGATATGAAAGATTTAATCAAGCTGTTGTTTTAGGCTATCTACCAAATGAGTTTTTGGAGCATAGGTTGGTTTTTATACATGATAATATCGATGATGACAAACAGCCGCACAACCCAGCAGACGCCATCAAAACAGAAAGATATATCACCAAATTTAAGACGAGAGTTGGCGAGCAGGATTTAAGCAATACAGTGCTTTTTGACTTAAGCCATATTCACCTAAAAAGAGAGTCCAACAACTTTTCCTTAAGAAAGGCAGCTAAAAATAAAGTTTTTGTTGATGTAGGGCGCGATATTTATGAATTTTTACTTAGCTATGAGAGAGATTTAGATAGTTTTCACAACAGCTTTGGAGGCAGCTTTGCTTATGATAAACACATTGCAAAAAGATATCTAAAGACTCCGAATAGGGATGTTTTAAATGGATATCGCTTTCCAGATGTTGTGCAAAAAACATATAAAATTTATAACTCTACAAGCTATGAGCCAAGCCAAAATCATAAGTTTTCTTTAGGTTTTGAATATATCCACAACGACGCTAAGGCAAAGAAATTTGACGCAATGATACCAAATCCCAAAGTTAGTGGCACTTTTTTCCAAGCCCAAAGGCTTTATGGAGACAAACTTATGGAGTTGATTTTGATGGTAGCATAA
- a CDS encoding TonB-dependent receptor domain-containing protein encodes MKFKYDFRPLNLESYSIELARISRLPSNPERFSALFAPAMPQNSKISNPHLEPEIHNFIKFSFDVKSKFYKSYLDSLNRVGLNFGGYVMADKVKDLIIFDRARGQSGVVAKNGGIVTRNVDATIYSTNLYTKLNFTPNFATSLNLSYKYGQNDDDKRALYQIRPFEALLNLDYMDYATFGSYNIGSAIRYVAKQNRGDFDKKTGLRIDSKNSDFTTLDLYAGVNVRDKFGLRLGVNNLFDREYAEFITGEHVEALDSATINAPGRVFYMSFHASF; translated from the coding sequence GTGAAATTTAAATATGATTTTAGGCCTTTGAATTTGGAAAGCTATAGTATTGAGTTAGCTAGGATTTCAAGACTTCCTAGTAATCCAGAGAGATTTTCAGCGCTTTTTGCTCCAGCAATGCCACAAAACTCCAAGATTAGCAATCCGCACTTAGAGCCTGAGATTCACAACTTCATCAAATTTAGCTTCGATGTCAAAAGTAAATTTTACAAAAGTTATTTAGACTCATTAAATAGAGTTGGACTAAACTTTGGCGGATACGTTATGGCAGACAAGGTAAAGGACTTGATTATTTTTGATAGAGCAAGAGGTCAGAGCGGAGTTGTTGCCAAAAATGGCGGTATCGTTACTAGAAATGTTGATGCGACCATATATAGTACAAACTTATATACAAAGTTAAATTTCACTCCAAATTTTGCCACTTCACTAAATCTTTCCTACAAATATGGACAAAACGATGATGACAAAAGAGCGCTCTATCAAATCCGCCCCTTTGAAGCGCTTTTAAATTTGGATTATATGGATTATGCAACTTTTGGTAGCTACAATATAGGCTCTGCTATTAGATATGTTGCAAAGCAAAATAGAGGCGATTTTGACAAAAAAACAGGGCTTAGGATTGATAGCAAAAATAGCGATTTTACCACTCTTGATCTCTATGCTGGTGTTAATGTCAGAGATAAATTTGGCCTTAGGCTTGGCGTAAATAATCTTTTTGATAGAGAGTATGCTGAGTTTATTACAGGTGAGCATGTTGAGGCTTTGGATAGTGCAACTATAAATGCTCCAGGAAGAGTCTTTTATATGAGTTTTCACGCAAGTTTTTAA
- a CDS encoding ABC transporter substrate-binding protein has product MKRREFLTTSSALMATMFAPNLFAKENFTIYGAPALPSIVIAVALLQGKINREVSTNLEIWKNPDQLRAGVASGKFKVMMSPSNVAVNLRNQGQNIAMFNNLTNGINRLMVKDKSIKAPEDLIGKKLIMPFKNDMPDIVFRALFRKLNIDISKIDISYAATPPEAVTHFLTKDYDATFLPEPMASVTILRGKQRGLSIYKAFDFSDFWVEAFKTKPLIPQAGIIVDVDYYDKNRALFDILQSDLEDALKWIMNNKQSAANIGSSYLPAPIPAIAQSLESANLSVTRARDIKDEAMKFFEIIMEFNPKLIGSKLPDKSFFI; this is encoded by the coding sequence ATGAAAAGAAGAGAGTTTTTAACCACTAGTTCGGCTTTGATGGCAACTATGTTTGCACCAAATTTATTTGCCAAAGAGAATTTTACTATTTATGGTGCACCTGCACTTCCAAGCATAGTTATAGCGGTTGCACTTTTGCAAGGTAAGATAAATAGGGAAGTTAGCACAAATTTAGAAATTTGGAAAAACCCAGATCAGCTTAGAGCAGGCGTTGCAAGCGGTAAATTTAAAGTGATGATGAGCCCTTCAAATGTAGCTGTAAATTTAAGAAATCAAGGGCAAAATATCGCGATGTTTAACAACCTAACAAATGGCATAAATAGGCTTATGGTAAAGGACAAGAGCATAAAAGCTCCAGAGGATCTAATTGGCAAAAAGCTCATAATGCCCTTTAAAAACGATATGCCAGATATTGTCTTTAGGGCGCTTTTTAGAAAGCTAAATATTGATATCTCCAAGATAGATATCTCCTATGCAGCGACGCCACCAGAGGCTGTTACGCACTTTTTGACAAAAGATTATGATGCGACTTTTTTGCCAGAACCAATGGCAAGTGTAACTATTCTTAGAGGCAAGCAAAGAGGTCTTTCTATCTACAAAGCATTTGATTTTTCGGATTTTTGGGTTGAAGCCTTTAAGACAAAGCCGCTAATTCCGCAAGCAGGCATTATTGTAGATGTGGATTATTATGATAAAAACAGAGCTCTATTTGATATCTTGCAAAGCGATTTGGAAGATGCGCTAAAGTGGATTATGAATAACAAACAAAGCGCTGCAAACATTGGCTCAAGTTACCTACCAGCGCCTATTCCAGCGATTGCTCAAAGCTTAGAAAGTGCAAATTTAAGCGTAACTAGAGCAAGAGATATCAAAGATGAGGCGATGAAATTTTTTGAAATCATTATGGAGTTCAATCCAAAGCTAATCGGCTCAAAACTGCCAGATAAGAGCTTTTTTATATGA
- a CDS encoding ABC transporter permease, with the protein MIKIDGIAKDRHPIIRVFDYLYSGFLSIGVIFVLIGVWKFVSLNLNEFLLPSPEKAFKRAYYLILNFKENEIDVTFHRFFFGFFISLIIGITLGLIAGCFKTMRVFLRPIISILLSMPPIVWIVMALFWFGFGDVSTLFTTILVTTPLTFANTLLGVVSISKESAEVFKAYKLGFLKKLKFLYVPHLLPYILSSLSLAVAVAVKITIMAELLGSNSGIGAKIADARVMLDSVDTMAFVLIILLFSAFIEYLVIKPLSIILIPWQKELK; encoded by the coding sequence ATGATAAAAATAGATGGCATAGCAAAAGATCGCCATCCAATTATAAGGGTATTTGACTATCTTTATAGCGGATTTTTAAGTATCGGAGTTATTTTTGTCTTGATAGGGGTTTGGAAGTTTGTTAGCTTAAATTTAAATGAATTTTTGCTTCCAAGTCCCGAAAAGGCATTTAAAAGAGCCTATTATCTTATCTTAAATTTCAAAGAAAATGAGATAGATGTGACATTTCATCGTTTTTTCTTTGGATTTTTTATCTCATTGATAATTGGCATAACTCTTGGTTTAATTGCAGGTTGCTTTAAAACTATGAGAGTCTTTTTAAGACCAATAATCTCTATTTTACTATCAATGCCGCCGATTGTTTGGATAGTAATGGCACTTTTTTGGTTTGGGTTTGGCGATGTTAGCACGCTTTTTACCACTATTTTGGTAACAACGCCGCTAACATTTGCAAACACACTTTTGGGCGTTGTTAGCATAAGCAAAGAGAGCGCTGAAGTCTTTAAGGCTTATAAATTGGGTTTTTTAAAAAAGCTTAAGTTTCTCTATGTGCCACATCTTTTGCCATATATTTTATCTAGTTTAAGCCTTGCTGTTGCTGTTGCTGTTAAGATAACAATTATGGCAGAACTTTTGGGCTCAAATAGCGGCATAGGGGCGAAGATAGCCGATGCAAGAGTTATGCTAGATAGTGTAGATACAATGGCATTTGTCCTAATAATCCTACTCTTTAGCGCCTTTATCGAGTATCTAGTTATTAAGCCACTCTCAATAATCCTAATACCGTGGCAAAAAGAGCTAAAATGA
- a CDS encoding ATP-binding cassette domain-containing protein: MKMIEVRNLRYDILNEIIIKDFNFQMKSGEIYTLFGASGCGKTTLLRLISQLEKPKKGEIINQFEKTTYLFQENRLLNNLNVLENIRLCASDVGDDEIYYHLKMVGFQKRDLYKYPNELSGGMAKRVAFMRAYLSKPDLMLLDEPFSGLDMDLKNLLVNLIIQKVEKKELSCILVTHDRFEAVLLSHKINFLTKKGMKVYKILEIEQSLKNRDMAFIQNVINNEFKETIYYD, from the coding sequence ATGAAAATGATTGAAGTTAGAAATTTAAGATATGATATTTTAAATGAAATAATTATAAAAGATTTTAATTTTCAAATGAAAAGTGGAGAAATTTATACTCTTTTTGGAGCCTCAGGTTGTGGAAAGACGACGCTTTTAAGGCTAATTAGCCAGTTAGAAAAGCCTAAAAAAGGTGAGATAATAAACCAATTTGAAAAAACTACCTATCTTTTTCAAGAAAATCGCCTCTTAAACAACTTAAATGTTTTAGAAAATATTAGATTGTGTGCAAGCGATGTTGGTGATGATGAGATATATTATCACCTAAAAATGGTCGGTTTTCAAAAAAGAGATCTTTACAAATATCCAAATGAGTTAAGTGGCGGCATGGCAAAAAGAGTTGCTTTTATGAGAGCATATCTATCAAAGCCCGATTTAATGCTTCTTGATGAGCCATTTAGCGGACTTGATATGGACTTAAAAAATTTGCTAGTAAATTTAATAATCCAAAAAGTAGAGAAAAAAGAGCTATCTTGTATTTTGGTAACTCATGATAGATTTGAAGCTGTTTTGCTTAGCCATAAAATCAACTTTTTGACCAAAAAAGGAATGAAAGTTTATAAAATTTTAGAGATTGAGCAAAGTCTTAAAAACAGAGATATGGCTTTTATACAAAACGTTATAAATAACGAATTTAAGGAAACAATCTATTATGACTAG
- a CDS encoding NnrS family protein: MTRYFDNSMKLFYISSCVAMIAGVCFALAKMDIYKFIFLHIAPAFAYSGFLLTALKSWHNYTKSLFLVKITFYFAILLALFLSFFALNLSYLLLGVFWLSFVIVALFLMIREGNLANISITFSLFSFFLVEVLLFLNYDEKFSELFLHLNLILLLIVGFKISLVIANKALKEIKDAVFIPNFIDKNLAIFFIFLYMIAFLYDKSVSGYFAIAVGLVVFAKLRELFYLILLKKAYVFIYFLITLFMAIGYFGLGVCELFLANFRVRMIDFLYLSSVVAMLLFIFNVTSLLHSKEELSFTNSTKFSFLALFLSAILGNFLYLQALLLITSLLICITNLKNIKRKQKLDW, encoded by the coding sequence ATGACTAGATATTTTGATAACTCAATGAAACTATTTTATATCTCATCTTGCGTTGCTATGATAGCGGGAGTCTGTTTTGCCTTGGCAAAGATGGATATCTATAAATTTATCTTTTTGCATATTGCACCAGCTTTTGCATATAGCGGCTTTTTGCTAACTGCCCTAAAGTCGTGGCATAACTACACAAAATCCCTATTTTTAGTGAAAATAACCTTTTATTTTGCCATTTTGTTAGCTTTGTTTTTATCTTTTTTTGCACTCAATTTATCATATTTGTTACTTGGAGTCTTTTGGCTTAGTTTTGTTATTGTTGCACTATTTTTGATGATAAGAGAGGGCAATTTAGCAAACATTAGCATAACTTTTAGCCTTTTTAGCTTTTTTTTGGTTGAAGTTTTGCTCTTTTTAAACTATGATGAGAAGTTTAGTGAGCTTTTTTTACATTTAAACTTAATTTTACTTTTGATTGTTGGCTTTAAAATTAGCTTAGTCATCGCAAACAAGGCATTAAAAGAGATAAAAGATGCAGTTTTTATACCAAACTTTATCGATAAAAACCTAGCTATCTTTTTTATCTTTTTATATATGATAGCTTTTTTATATGACAAAAGTGTTTCAGGCTATTTTGCCATAGCTGTTGGACTGGTTGTTTTTGCCAAATTGCGTGAGCTTTTTTATCTCATTTTACTTAAAAAGGCATATGTTTTTATCTATTTTTTAATAACACTTTTTATGGCGATAGGTTACTTTGGGCTTGGAGTTTGTGAGCTATTTTTAGCTAACTTTAGAGTGCGGATGATAGATTTTTTATATCTCTCATCAGTTGTGGCTATGCTTCTTTTTATCTTTAATGTCACCTCTCTTTTGCATAGTAAAGAAGAGTTAAGTTTTACAAACTCAACTAAATTTAGCTTTTTAGCTCTCTTTTTGAGTGCTATCTTGGGAAACTTTTTATACCTACAAGCTCTCTTGCTTATCACAAGCCTACTTATCTGCATAACAAACCTTAAAAATATCAAACGAAAGCAGAAGTTGGATTGGTAA
- a CDS encoding HU family DNA-binding protein, protein MKKAEFIDLVAKKADMTKKDTSVALDAILESIEECLVKGDSISFIGFGSFDVVTRAAREGKVPGTDKTYKSPATNVVKFKVGKQLKDAVAASKKAKKK, encoded by the coding sequence ATGAAAAAAGCAGAATTTATTGATTTAGTTGCTAAAAAAGCAGATATGACAAAAAAAGATACTTCAGTTGCACTTGATGCAATACTTGAAAGCATTGAAGAGTGCTTAGTAAAAGGTGATTCAATAAGCTTTATAGGTTTTGGATCTTTTGATGTTGTTACAAGAGCTGCAAGAGAAGGTAAAGTTCCTGGAACTGATAAAACTTACAAATCACCAGCTACAAATGTTGTTAAATTTAAAGTTGGTAAACAACTTAAAGATGCAGTTGCTGCTTCTAAAAAAGCAAAGAAAAAATAA
- a CDS encoding YaaA family protein: MKILFSPSESKNQIKGSQSVGNFIFPNLNDKRKFVLEKYENYINSLNINELSQFFGLKDENLIKHYKSSFKEKNGIKAILRYSGVAYKSLDYENLENKHYIDENVLIFSNLFGIIKASDILPDYKLKQGAKLPNLNIEKFYKDNFSSSLDKYLKDDEILDLRASFYEKFYTIKKPFFTLKFIKDGKVVSHYAKHYRGLILKQMAKNNINNINEFKNINIDNLRLLEIQETKNKQEFIFEIIS; this comes from the coding sequence ATGAAAATTTTATTTTCACCAAGTGAGTCAAAAAACCAAATAAAAGGAAGCCAGAGTGTTGGAAATTTTATTTTTCCAAATTTAAATGATAAAAGAAAATTTGTCTTAGAAAAATATGAAAATTATATAAATTCTTTAAATATCAATGAATTATCTCAATTTTTTGGCTTAAAAGATGAAAATTTGATAAAGCATTATAAAAGCTCATTTAAAGAAAAAAATGGAATAAAAGCTATTTTAAGATATAGCGGAGTTGCATATAAATCACTTGATTATGAAAATTTAGAAAATAAACATTATATTGATGAAAATGTGTTAATTTTTTCAAATTTATTTGGCATTATAAAAGCTAGTGATATTTTACCTGATTATAAGCTAAAACAAGGTGCGAAATTACCAAATTTAAATATTGAAAAATTTTATAAAGATAACTTTTCGAGTAGTTTAGACAAATATTTAAAAGATGATGAAATTTTAGATTTAAGAGCTTCATTTTATGAGAAATTTTACACTATAAAAAAACCTTTTTTTACACTTAAATTTATAAAAGATGGCAAAGTTGTAAGCCATTATGCAAAGCATTACCGAGGTTTAATATTAAAACAAATGGCAAAAAATAACATTAACAATATTAATGAGTTTAAAAATATAAATATAGATAATTTAAGATTATTAGAAATTCAAGAGACTAAAAACAAACAAGAATTTATTTTTGAAATTATAAGCTAA
- a CDS encoding acetyl-CoA carboxylase subunit A gives MIHKILIANRGEIAVRVIRACRDLHIKSVAIYTKPDFSSLHVRIASEAYEVGEHPLEGYLDPQRIVEVAKHCGADAIHPGYGFLSENYEFAKAVEDAGLIFIGPKPDIIRKMGNKNIARYLMKKNGIPVVPGTEKLNHENIETIKRYAQQIGYPVILKASGGGGGRGIREVHKEEDLERLLEDCKREAKAFFNSDEVFMEKLIINPRHIEFQILGDNYGNIIHLMERDCSIQRRHQKIIEVAPSPTVSENLRKTMGVTAVAAAKAVNYTNVGTVEFLLDDYNNFYFMEMNTRIQVEHGITEEITGVDLIVRQIRAAAGEILDLEQSDIKAQGFCIEARIVAEDASKNFTPALGKVTGYYPALGPSVRVDSHLYRDYNIPPYYDSLLAKLMVSGTSFDLVVNKFERALDEFSIEGVTTTLPLLLAISQSREFRRGFFDTSYTDKNLPMLLEKMQIYKNKKNKFKKEDDLSMVIVEAVKRFEEDLKEEEK, from the coding sequence ATGATACATAAAATTCTTATTGCAAACCGTGGAGAGATAGCTGTTAGAGTTATTAGAGCATGTAGAGATTTACATATTAAAAGTGTTGCTATTTATACAAAGCCTGATTTTTCATCATTACACGTAAGGATAGCCTCAGAGGCTTATGAAGTTGGCGAGCATCCACTTGAGGGCTATTTAGATCCTCAAAGGATAGTTGAAGTTGCAAAACACTGTGGTGCAGATGCGATACATCCAGGATATGGTTTTTTAAGTGAAAACTATGAATTTGCAAAAGCTGTTGAAGATGCAGGACTTATTTTTATTGGACCAAAGCCAGATATTATTAGAAAAATGGGTAATAAAAATATAGCTAGATATTTAATGAAGAAAAATGGTATTCCGGTTGTGCCAGGTACTGAAAAGTTAAATCATGAAAATATTGAAACCATAAAAAGATATGCTCAACAAATAGGCTATCCAGTTATTTTAAAAGCAAGTGGCGGCGGCGGTGGAAGAGGTATTAGAGAGGTCCATAAAGAAGAGGATTTAGAAAGACTTTTAGAAGACTGTAAAAGGGAAGCAAAAGCATTTTTTAATAGTGATGAAGTTTTTATGGAAAAACTTATAATAAACCCTCGCCATATAGAATTTCAAATTTTAGGTGATAATTATGGAAATATAATTCATCTAATGGAAAGAGATTGTTCTATTCAACGTCGTCATCAAAAAATAATAGAAGTTGCACCAAGTCCAACAGTAAGTGAAAATTTAAGAAAAACTATGGGTGTTACAGCAGTTGCTGCTGCAAAAGCTGTAAATTATACAAATGTTGGAACTGTTGAGTTTTTATTAGATGATTATAATAATTTCTATTTTATGGAGATGAATACTAGAATTCAAGTAGAGCATGGTATAACAGAAGAAATTACTGGAGTTGATCTTATAGTAAGACAGATAAGGGCTGCAGCTGGTGAGATACTTGATCTTGAACAAAGTGATATAAAAGCTCAAGGATTTTGTATAGAGGCTAGAATTGTAGCAGAGGATGCCTCAAAAAACTTTACTCCGGCTCTTGGAAAAGTAACTGGATATTATCCTGCCTTGGGACCTTCTGTTAGGGTTGATAGTCATTTATATAGAGATTACAATATTCCTCCGTACTATGATTCACTTTTGGCAAAACTTATGGTAAGTGGTACAAGTTTCGATTTGGTTGTTAATAAATTTGAAAGAGCTTTGGATGAATTTAGTATAGAGGGCGTTACGACAACACTACCTTTACTTCTTGCAATTAGTCAAAGTAGGGAGTTTAGAAGAGGATTTTTTGATACATCATACACTGATAAAAATCTTCCAATGCTTTTGGAAAAAATGCAAATTTATAAAAATAAAAAGAACAAGTTTAAAAAAGAAGATGATTTAAGTATGGTCATAGTTGAAGCTGTTAAGCGTTTTGAAGAGGATTTAAAAGAAGAGGAAAAATAA